From Miscanthus floridulus cultivar M001 unplaced genomic scaffold, ASM1932011v1 fs_914_1, whole genome shotgun sequence, a single genomic window includes:
- the LOC136533542 gene encoding casparian strip membrane protein 4-like, whose translation MTKDVVIEHGESSKAPLVPAPVAAGVSRAVSIADVFLRFLAIVATIASAISMGTTNETLPFFTQFIQFEAKYSDLPSFTFFVAANAVVCTYLVLSIPLSIVHIIRPRARYGRLILVFFDAAMLALLTAGASAAAAIVYLAHKGNVRANWFAICQQFDSFCERISGSLIGSFAAMVLLIVLISLSAFALARRH comes from the exons ATGACGAAGGACGTGGTGATCGAGCACGGCGAGAGCTCCAAGGCGCCCCTGGTGCCTGCGCCGGTGGCGGCGGGCGTCAGCCGCGCCGTGTCCATCGCCGACGTCTTCCTCAGGTTCCTTGCCATCGTCGCCACCATCGCCAGCGCCATCTCCATGGGCACCACCAACGAGACGCTCCCCTTCTTCACGCAGTTCATCCAGTTCGAGGCCAAGTACAGCGATCTCCCGTCCTTCAC GTTCTTCGTGGCGGCGAACGCGGTGGTGTGCACGTACCTCGTGCTGTCCATCCCTCTCTCCATCGTGCACATCATCAGGCCCAGGGCGCGCTACGGCCGTCTGATCCTCGTCTTCTTCGACGCG GCGATGCTGGCCCTGCTGACGGCcggcgcgtcggcggcggcggcgatcgtgTACCTGGCGCACAAGGGCAACGTGCGCGCCAACTGGTTCGCCATCTGCCAGCAGTTCGACTCCTTCTGCGAACGCATCTCGGGCTCCCTCATCGGCTCCTTCGCCGCCATGGTCCTGCTCATAGTTCTCATTTCCCTATCTGCCTTTGCGCTCGCCAGGCGCCACTGA
- the LOC136533546 gene encoding probable purine permease 11, giving the protein MKQAQEIQLQVTGIPEQESGKGEQESRDEPKATKRRLTRGSARWWMTVVADMLMVLCGGTVGTLLGRLYYNSGGKSKWVATLMQSGGSPLLAIPLLLTPPHPAEERQPAASMVAAVYVGIGVLLGFDNLMYAYALLYLPVSTFSLVAATQLGFNAITSRLINAQRFTALIANSVVVLTFAAALLSIGSSSDETSSDVPRGKYALGFVLTLAASASFAVILSLFEVAFEKVVRARTMRWVLKVQMFTNLVATAVGVVGLFASGEWRTLPGEMAAFKNGRARYVLTLVGTAVCWQAAAVGTVRLIARVSSLFANVTGTVALPLVPVFAVVLFGDRMTGIKAVAMLMAVWGFLSYVYQHYLDGRRVASGKGTECCVVCAARTAGDTA; this is encoded by the exons ATGAAACAAGCTCAAGAAATTCAGCTTCAAGTTACAGGTA TTCCAGAACAGGAATCCGGCAAGGGTGAACAGGAGAGCCGTGATGAACCTAAAGCCACCAAACGACGGCTGACGAGAGGAAGCGCCCGATGGTGGATGACGGTGGTGGCCGACATGCTGATGGTGCTCTGCGGAGGGACGGTCGGCACCCTGCTGGGCCGCCTGTACTACAATTCTGGCGGCAAGAGCAAGTGGGTGGCCACGCTCATGCAGTCGGGCGGCTCCCCGCTCCTGGCCATCCCGCTGCTCCTGACGCCCCCGCACCCGGCGGAGGAGCGCCAGCCGGCGGCGTCCATGGTGGCGGCCGTCTACGTGGGCATCGGGGTCCTGCTCGGCTTCGACAACCTCATGTACGCGTACGCGCTTCTGTACCTGCCGGTGTCCACCTTCTCGCTCGTGGCCGCGACGCAGCTAGGCTTCAACGCCATCACGTCGCGCCTCATCAACGCGCAGCGCTTCACGGCGCTCATCGCCAACTCCGTCGTCGTGCTCACCTTCGCCGCGGCCCTGCTCAGCATCGGCTCCTCCTCCGACGAGACCTCCAGCGACGTGCCGCGCGGCAAGTACGCGCTTGGGTTCGTCCTCACGCTGGCCGCGTCCGCCTCCTTCGCGGTCATCCTGTCGCTCTTCGAGGTGGCGTTCGAGAAGGTGGTCAGGGCGCGGACGATGCGGTGGGTGCTCAAGGTGCAGATGTTCACGAACCTCGTGGCGACGGCGGTCGGGGTGGTGGGCCTGTTCGCGTCCGGGGAGTGGCGGACGCTCCCGGGGGAGATGGCGGCGTTCAAGAACGGGAGGGCGAGGTACGTCCTGACGCTGGTGGGCACGGCGGTGTGCTGGCAGGCGGCGGCCGTGGGCACAGTGCGGCTGATCGCGAGGGTGTCGTCGCTGTTCGCCAACGTGACGGGCACGGTGGCGCTGCCGCTGGTGCCGGTGTTCGCGGTGGTGCTGTTTGGGGACAGGATGACGGGCATCAAGGCCGTGGCGATGCTCATGGCCGTTTGGGGGTTCCTCTCGTACGTGTACCAGCACTACCTCGACGGCCGGCGCGTCGCCTCCGGGAAGGGGACCGAGTGCTGCGTCGTCTGTGCCGCACGGACGGCAGGCGACACGGCTTAG